From the genome of Triticum aestivum cultivar Chinese Spring unplaced genomic scaffold, IWGSC CS RefSeq v2.1 scaffold135259, whole genome shotgun sequence:
TTGGCTACCAGTCCCCCTATTAGGCCTGAGCCCACCCAAAGAAGTGGaggaaaaaataaagagaagaaaaaacaaaaaacagttGTTAAGGTGTTTCAAATGTtaagaaaaaaatttaaaatattcacaaatttagaAAATGATCATGAATTTATAAATGTTTTACGGATTTAAAAAAAACTGCTCGGGATTCCTAAATTGTTtgggaattttaaaaaatgttactcGCAATACAATCTTGAataaaaaaaatattcatgaatccgGAAAATGTTATCAGATTGCAATAGAAGTTCCCGAAATTCGgaaatgttcataaattcaaaaaaatcatgaatttataaATTATTCATGACTTTAAAGATTTGTTTATTGATCAATATAGTAGCGCCACGTCAATGTGTGAATAAAAAATCAACCGTAGCCCACAATCGATCCACTTTCTGACATATGGGGCCACAAATGCAAAAACCACCTTACACTGGGCGGCGGTCGGCACTGGCAAGATACAGCCTACGGCACACAGGAGAATGTCAGATGTGTGCATGTGCCAGAGTTAGGTCTGAAGGCATCGATTTGAGCCAACCAGCTTGTGCCTGGGCTTTGGTGGCTTCACGTTTGGACTCAAAATGAAATACATGTTGATAAATCTTGCACAAGCGACACACAAAACACATTTCTGGATCCAGCTTGCACCCCTAAAAAACTTCAGTTTAAACCAACGCTTACTCCCACATACAAGTGGGGTCAACCATGGGCTCCCTATTTCTAGGGAGCTTAGTATCTCTAGTGATTACAGCAGTAATCAGCATCTTCTTGTGCACACTTACACCAAGGCTAAAATAGCAAATAGGATTCCAGTGTAATCTTGCCGTTGATATCATCGACATGGTGCAGTCTCCACGGGTCAAACTGTTCACATGCTTTCAGGCAACCGGAGACAATACTCAAGTCTTCATCAACCACCTTGGCCTTCGCCTTTATATCAATTTCGATCAAGCAGCATGTTGCGAGTATTCCTCTTGCAGGATTCTTCAGGCATAAATAGCCACCTTTCTAAAATGTAGGGAAGAGACTTAATATTGATTATTCTCCATAAATAACATCAATGATGTATATGAAAGAAGGAAGGATTACGTACTGGGTCAATTGCTTGTGCATTCTCTCTAGAGCAATGGAAAATGTAGTTGCGTGAGAAATCCAGGTGATCCCTTACTGCGATCACGCCATAGACCTCGATATTATTCGATTGTACCATATTGTCACGCATAAAATTGACGAAACAGTAAGATTTCGAATACAGCTCGGCCATGACATCAAGGAACTGTAGCATAGGGACAGGGTTGTGTGGGCATCTCTGTCATCACCACCAAATTCACACGAAGCGTATCTCATTCTCATCGGACCTGGCCGAGCTGAATAAATCAAGAAGTTTGGGTCATACTACCAATTGTATCATCATCATCAGATTGGAAAGAAAGAAGAAAGCTAGTATTGATTGGTAAAAAGATTTGGTTGTGAAACATAAAATTAGCTTACCTGGTGAGGGTCGGTGTAGGAGGTGTAGCTGGTGGTATCGAGTCCACAGAAAAGCCTTTGATTTCTGTATATCCCTGGACAACGTTTGTTCGGAGATATGGTGGTTCGGCCGCCGGGTGTCCACGGTCTGCGCCGTCGTCGTCTTGCCGTCCTCATCGTCATCTGCGCATTCGTCGGCGTAATGCCGCCCTTGCAGCACCGCCTCCCAGTCCTCTCGCTCCGCCTCCTGGTGATGTCTGTCCGCGAAATCCAGTACCTCAGCGAAGGCAAAGGCGTC
Proteins encoded in this window:
- the LOC123176077 gene encoding uncharacterized protein; this translates as MSPSMDELRRPPEFDHMFTDEAWASMTQDTRRRIVDISCREEQEPTQEERRMHQLIAGAGGPCSVFTDAFAFAEVLDFADRHHQEAEREDWEAVLQGRHYADECADDDEDGKTTTAQTVDTRRPNHHISEQTLSRDIQKSKAFLWTRYHQLHLLHRPSPARPGPMRMRYASCEFGGDDRDAHTTLSLCYSSLMSWPSCIRNLTVSSILCVTIWYNRIISRSMA